aaatttacaagcagcttcacaaaatacatatccacactaagactgacagttagccagggtacataccaacaattgaagttagttttgttcaattgcagcacagtaatgagttataggcttgcaaaatatcactggttaaagcctttacatgaaccttaaggCCATAAATGCATAAAAGACCATGTGCATTTAGAAGTgtaatatataccatatttaacCCAATAAGTACACCCGTTTCTGTAAGTACCCTCTCACAGTTTCGATTTTTTTGAAGGCCTAGAGATTACTTACCTTGAATTAAAATCTTTATAACTGGGAGAAATAGGAGACTATAAAAACTTGAATATCGTAAAACCCCTTATTTCATTCCTTTTGTAGATTGATTTGTGacttatttttattattaatttttttgaaaGGGCTAACTTTGATCTCAAATGCCCAATCAATTTTCTCAATGTTGTAATTTAAGTGCTCTTGGCACTTACTTGGTCATATATGGTATATCAAAAAGATTGTGCAATCTTTAGTGCAGACTACACCTGTTTTTCTTGACAATTCCAAGAAATTGGCAAGTCAAGATAAGAAATGATCACATACACATTACAAAAAGGACTTACAACAGCTTGGTATCTACAGTGTCTTAAACTATTGGTCTTCTATCTGTGGGTTACAACTTTGACGCTTACATATAGGGTTATGtctggttgttgttttttctctgggAACTTTGATATATCATGAAACGTGGACAAATTTCTTCAATTATAACAGCTGTTAAATGGATGTAAGTATAATCAAatttaaacaattaacatttattcaattttgatttttcagATGATGATTCAGTCCATGTAGAACAATGTCCAGACCATGATTACCATTATGGAATCATGAATGAAACATTGAAGGTAAGCTTTATCTCAGGATTTTCTTGTTAATGCTGTTAGTCAAAAAACATTTTGGCTAGTCTAGTAAAATCTATAAGATATAAACGTTACTTAATGTATGTCAAGTTTACttaattgtttataattatgttttcgATATCATATTTCAATGCAGGTTATTCTGGTTCTGGTACTAGTTCTTATGTTTTCTGAGAAAAGGCTATTTAGATCAAAAGTCATTGCAGATGCCTTGACAAAGTCTGTTAGTTTGATGTTTTGTGCTATTAGGTCAAagatcaaaaaaaaaaaaaaaaaaaaatctggtataaaaatgtataaaaaagtACATCATAAATCTTGTTATAAAATTATGAAAGTCAAGTTAATCAAATATACCTTGTTCCAGGATCATGAAAGaatcttagacttaagtttagacttacCCAATCATTACTAACCGTTATTAATGTAACATTTTGTATTgccatttttgattggctaagtctaaacttaagagAATTTTGGACTTAAGACTATGTTATGGTCTCGAGACCTGATTATGCCTAGTGACAGCAATATACAATCACTTTCGCTTACGACGACagtatatttttttgaaaaatgcaaATGTACATGTTATGTGCTAGTTTAGAGCTTGCAAATAGAAATATATCAGTGTCTCTATGCCTGTGGTTTATGGGGATAGGAGGACTAATGCATTAGCATATTtcaaacataacatataacattaaATGATGAGAAACTCTGTAGGCATATTGTGACCGACTTTTTCTGATTGATGCTGTTTTGAAAAGCAAAAATAATTTGAGACAACATGCTGTTTATTTTCTTGCTACATTTCAATTAGGGTGAATAACCATCTTGAGACATCTGGTGTATAGCCAAggttattagctcacctggctgAAGGTGTCAACTTTTCCCTTTAAACAACCTTGTCTTCAAAAGTATGAGATCTGAAATCGAGCTTGCTTGGATGATGgaccaccaagtttgttcaaatgaatgaccttggcctttaTTCAAgctcacagggatcaaataagctaaaatatttaaacaacttattaataactaacaggcctatagacctgatattgggtctattggatgtttgttcaaatgtatgaccttgaccttcattcaaggtcacaggtcaaatacaattaaatctttaaatgacttgtGGTTAGTAACCATGaagtctagagacctgatattacctTGGTCATACGTGGAAATTTGTATTGACTCtcttaaatatgtttaagtAAGTACCATATTAACTAGATAGCAGGTGAACGATTTAATAATTGGGCTCTTGTTTGAGACATATTGTGTCATTGCCAAAGTCATTTTAGACATATTGAATATAGCCAAGGTCATGAGAGCCATGTGGTTgattgtcaaggtcatttgagaCATTTGGTGAATTGCAATTTAAAGGTCATTTGAGTCATGTTTTTGGCTAGCTAAGGTCATTTGAGACATCtagttaaaatataaattgttaagaTCAATTCTTGTATGGGTCATTGCTAAACATGTTAACCTTTCAAAAataacatgttacatgtatgtagttgCCATAAGGGGTAGTGAGAAATATTGTTCAGCCATTGGCTTACAGTTCATTAAGTTAAATCTGAGTTGGCCTCCTGGTTCTAGTTGTTTCAGTATTTTATTTAAGTTTGGCGTTGTTAAAACAGTATGTACATACAAGTTTTGGTTTATAAGTAATTGagttttcaaaatatgatatcAGGATCAAGGTATATAAGTATAGCAGGTTTTCATTGTAAgcattgtacatatattaaGTGATTTGGTTGCCATTTAGCTTCATGTTAGAGGGAACTTCCCATAACTAGTCCGTAAAGCTGTGCACCTGTGAGTCCGGATTATGGGTTTGATCCAACTGGTAGCTCATTACTCTTGCCCtattacatatatcagaaagatGAATTTAGCTAGGCTTCCCTATTTTAGTTGACACTACTTTTAACATTTGGACAGGTTCTACATGACTGCATTAAGTGATTTAGATGTATCTATAATCATGAGTTGGCAGTTTGGTTTCCAATAGGTCACCTTTTATAATGTCAGTGCGAAGAGTTCCgagtcaagggagataattataggGTAGGTGACCAGTTTATGGCTGGTGAACCTGACACTGGTACATTATTAGTCTGTCTGTGCTACTGTGGTAGTATAGTCTGTAGACAATATCATTCCACAAATATCAACCAAGATAAATTTTCAACTTTTGAGTGTGTGTTTCTTCAATGTATTGGAATAAATCATCGGTTAGATGGTACATTGCTAACACAAATTGCTTTTCACTGAGACTGCCCTACAGATGTGTATCCAATAGGTGAAGGGCTAGTCGGGTAATACATAAGAATACCTTATCAATTCTGTCACCAACACCTTCTCTTCCCCAACCCCTTCACTTCCCCCACCTTCCCCCACCCCTTCGCTGTCTCTACTACAAAAGTTCAGTAAAACCTCCACACTGAAAGTAATTACTTCAtgaatgtcaaaatattttattcaatgcATATAAACCATCAGATAAGTCAAATATTTTGCACAGTTTCATTGACTCCTTGGACTTGTGTGTATTATACTGTAATAAGGTCATTACTTTCTGATTATTAACATTAGTTATGCTCTTTAAGAATGGTGTGGCTACAGAATGCTGCCTTCTGATGAAGCAGTTTAGATGAACTACATGTCTCTTCCATAATCAGTAATGTCATAACTCATTCTGAATAAAACCTCTTAAAGATATCGAACTTCTTATGTTCAGAAAATCTGATTTGCTGAAAAGATTGACGATTGACTTCTGTCATCAAAATTTTACTGCTATAATAATGAGGTAAAAAGGATTCTGCCTTCAAATTCTTCCAAATTTTATTAGCTATAAATGTAGTTTGAGTCTGTAGATCATGGATGAGGATACCGTCACTAATAAGGGAGAAGTCTGTCCAATGTCTGGCGGTCTCCTGGGATTTGTAAGGTCTTGTGAGCGTTTGCATCCAGCATGCCTTAGGAGGTGGTGACACATAATTATACAGACATTGATTTCAGATTAAACGTCTAATCACCTAATGTTAAATAACTGCTTGTGGGAAAATTTCAATGGctgatggtaaaaaatgataaaagtgcAGAGAAATTTTAATGACATTGGATAACAGCATAAAAATTTCCTTCACTGCACTATTGTGTTTGAATTGTATTAACTTTAGGGTCATTTAGGAATAACTGATAATGGGAACTGATTAATCAAAATGATGATGTCTCTTCATTTTTTAGCTgcatttgaaaatgaaatctaTAGTTTCTAGTAATTAAAGCAGCACTTTAAACAGGCAGTTCACAATTGATGAACAGAACAATTTATTGCATTACATGCAATAGTTTTGAAAACcataatatgataaaacattttatggaagaaatatttgataaaagaaaGCCTGCAGTTCTTCGCTTTTCTGTAAGTGTAATAACTGTTAGCTTGTTCCTTGTAATTTTACTTTATTAAAAAATGCTAAGTGTTCTTAAGCTGCTGCAGGTCATTGGCAGATTTACACATTTCAAGCTTTTATTTTGAGTTTGAATGGACTGAAGTCTAATTCAATAAAGAACACGTGTCAAGTCGCTCTACTTTCCGATTTGTTGATTTGCATACCAATAACGAGGTAATATCATTATTAGGGAGTCTGTATCGCTGTGGGCTGTGTGTTTATTCACATGTCTGCAAACCATAGGCTTGAAGATTGCTATCGATGTATAATTTACcggaaaaaaatcaattgatgAAACATCTGATCTGCCCTGTGAGGTTGGACTTTGAGCATATATTAGTACTGCTGTGTATGGCTGCATAGTCTTTTTACATTATGTTTCTTTGATCAAATTAATGGTAATTTAAATACCCAAACATTTATTTCAGTTTAATTCATAGTTTAAAGCGTGTATATATTTCTGTTGCTTTTCTTGTTTCAATCTTTATGATTTTAATTAGTGGCATTAACATGCTTCAAAGTTCTCATATTACAAATTCATTTAATGATTCTTTACCAAATCATACATTGGTACCAGATTAAGAGCAGATAAAACCATATTTacttatattcaaaatatagaTTAGATAGAGATATATTAAGTTAAAGCTTGATTAAATTTCATAGTACTGCTAATGATACAGGATACAGTTTGCAATGTTATTCTGATTTCATTTTTGAAGCATCGAGTGAAAGTTAAGCAGTATGTGATAAAACACTTAAAATTACATTgacttattataattataaacatattgGAGGTCGATTTAGCTGATGATTAATTTCATCATTGGTCAACAAAAGTTAACTGGAGTAGTTTCACTTGTTCAGATAAAtgaagaaatattaaaaaaaaggtaattcaaatttacatggttcgATAAAAGTCCTAAGTGAAGATGTACATTGCCTTGAGTATAGTAAATAAGAGTGAACCCTATGGTGTCCCAGTTATGTTACATAGGGCAGTTGTCTGGTACTGCATGTCTTCAGCAAAGTAGGACATGTCCTAAACTGACCATTACTGTAACTATGACATAAAACACTAACAAACCAATCTAGTGATTGTAGACTTGTGAtgtggaggtcaaggtcaccgtgCCTGTGATGGAGTTGTTAGTCACTGGTATAGTATTGATTATACAGAAGCTGAGAGAAATACTGGCCATAGCTCTTACTGGCATGCTGTAGTCTCCTTCAGTCACACAGAACAAAAAGATTGGAATTTTATCATTGGCCAGGACAGTGCAAGTGTCTTCCGTCCTGTGGTCGTGTCAGCCTTCCCTACTGATACAGTTGTGGAGGGACCGAGTCACTCAAGGGGAACTTATTAGGTATCAGTGTGAAAAACTCAGTGAAGTGGAACATCGCAGCCTTTTACAGTCTAGGTGTTAGTTCATTCTTCTACAGGGAAGTACAGCAGATGGGCCGACAGAGGATTTTAAACTGGTTTGTATTGTACTCTATATGACGCGTGTGACAGTTTGGTAGACAGATGTGTTGTAGCGTTTTGTTGGTGTGTCAGTTCTCCTGAATTATTTATAAgatattcaaataataaatttgtCTATTTCACGGTGAATTTGAAGACTTCATCCAGAGTTGATTCCTATTACATCAGCTGGAGTCTGAATATCATAAGGAAAGATCGAGTTGGTGATACTTTTAAAACCTTTGGTACATGAGGACTGAAAAATTGGAATTAATTGTTTATTGATTTATGATTCCCCCATCTTATAGAGGTTAAAGCAAGTTATTTTCTAGAGAAATCCAAGAAATCAGaatgattaattttgtttacttGTATACTGCATTCACCTACTGACATGCAGCATCCATATACTGCTCTGCAATCGTCAGACAGCCACGGTTGGGTGCACTACACTATGCTGTTGTAACAGTGGGTCTCCCTCGATGGCGTTTTACCTGGGTTTCAAACTCATGACGCAGAGGATGGAAGGGACGATGGTATGCCTTGACATAATAACAAGCTGCTATTGTTGCAGTCTCTTGGAGGTTAAGACATATTTTTTCATAGGTCCCAAGTATTCTTTGATATCTATTGTATTATAGGTATGCGACAATGGTACCGATTGAAATGGTACCATTCATAAGGATACCTATATTCCTTCATAGAATGGGGAGGAGCATTTATTGTGAGGGGGTTCGAATAAGGATACCTATACCTTTGtgaaaggagcgggtcggtgtggtttgtacatactGTTAAATATGGTCTTCATAGTGTTAAAAACATACTAATGTCCGTAGTCAAATGACTGTCCTGGAACTCCAAATCGTCCTATTACACCTTCATAGAACTAGGAGGGAGGGGGGAGCTCTAATTAGGTAATTACACTTTTTTCAGGTATAGTTATATTTATCAACATCTGATATACAAATGTGTGTTAATTAAAAACTGTTTATTATATCTAGCTAAATGATTGGCTTATTGGAACATTTCTATCAATGAAACAATTGTATGAATACTCCATTGCTGTACACTTATAGACGACGATTTAGTGAAGCGTGATCGTCCTGGGTTTCCGACCATGTAAATTTTCCCTTGGTACCTTACTCTCACTTAGTACCCCTCAGCTTTACAGGTGAAAAACAATTCTGGATTTTGGAATTTAGGTTCATGTGAGGATTGACAGGAAAATGGTGTGATAATGAAcacctttatacatgtacactttcaACTTTTACCATGACACTGTTGagaaatttaagaaatttcattgtttattgCTGAAAGTTCACCTTcatcatatttttcttttattcgtAATATTGCAACTCTATATTTGTAAGATATAAGATATGTTGTCTCAGTCATGTCATTGACATTTGTCTGTCTTGACATATCAACAACTTCATTTTACTTTCTCTTTTGCATTTATCTCATTTCTAATGCAAAATGAGAATGTGGCCACGAGGCAAAtgcatattttacattttctacTTACTTCACAGCTGTTAACTGATCGCAGAGCTGAggtaatatttgtattatacataagGTTTCTATATCTAAGAGGCACTGTCGATAATATCACTTATATTTCTAATTGGTGTTAccgatgtcagtgatgttaacGATGTTACTGATGTCACTGATGTCTCTGATGTTACTGATTCCTGATGTTACTGATGTAACTGTGTTACCAATGTTTCTGATTTAACAGTTAATCAATGTTACTGATGTCACGATATCTCTGATGTTACTGATGTCTCTGATGTTACTGATGTAACTGATGTAACTGGTGTTACCAATGTTTCTGATGTTTACTGTTAACCGATGTTACTGATATCTCTGATGTTACTGAGGTCACTGATACCTCTTGATGTTACTGATGTCACTGATGTTACTGAAGTCTATGATGTCACTGATAACTGATGTTACTGATGTCTCTGATGTTACTGATATCTGTGATGTTACTGAGGCACTGATGTTACTGATGTCACTGATATCTCTGATGTCACTGATATCACTGATATCTCTGATGTTACTGATGTCACTGATATCTCTGATGTTACTGATGTCACTGATATCTCTGATGTTACTGATGTCACTGATATCTCTGGTGTTACTGATGTCACTGATATCTCTGATGTTACTGATGTCACTGATATCTCTGATGTTACTGATGTCACTGATATCTCTTGTGTTACTGATGTCACTAATATCTCTGATGTTACTGATGTCACTGATATCTCTGGTGTTACTGATGTCACTGATATCTCTGGTGTTACTGATGTCACTAATATCTCTGATGTTACTGATGTCACTGATATCTCTGATGTTACTGATGTCACTGATATCTCTGGTGTTACTGATGTCACTGATATCTCTGTGTTACTGATGTCACTGATATCTCTGGTGTTACTGATGTCACTGATATCTCTGATGTTACTGATGTCACTGATATCTCTGATGTTTACTGATGTCACTGATATCTCTGGTGTTACTGATGTCACTGATATCTCTGGTGTTACTGATGTCACTGATATCTCTGATGTTACTGATGTCACTGATATCTCTGATGTTACTGATGTCACTGATATCTCTGATGTTACTGATGTCACTGATATCTCTGATGTTACTGATGTCACTGATATCTCTGATGTTACTGATGTCACTGATATCTCTGATGTTACTGATGTCACTGATATCTCTGATGTTACTGATGTCACTGATGTTACTGATGTCACTGATATCTCTGATGTTACTGATGTCACTGATATCTCTGATGTTACTGATGTCACTGATATCTCTGATGTTACTGATGTCACTGATATCTCTGGTGTTACTGATGTCACTGTGGTCTCTGATGTTACTGATGTCACTGATATCTCTGATGTTACTGATATCACTGTGGTCACTGGTGTTACTGATGTCACTGATATCTCTGGTGTTACTGATGTCACTGATATCTCTGGTGTTACTGATATCACTGTGGTCACTGATGTTACTGAAGTCGATAATGTTTCTGATGTCATTATAATGTCACTCTGATGTTACTGTTGATAGAACTGAACCTTTAAATGTGCAGAATACTGAAAGTATACAAAACTACCGATATAGTGCATTTGAAACTATTAGTTAGGCAGGCATGatgtcatattataatacaacaGCGTTGCACAGATATGGGCAACACTATTTAGCCTCCCTCGTCCAGCTTGTTGTGAGGGCATAATTAGGATGTCTTGAGTTAAGTTTACAGATGAAGGAAAGTTTGTGGTGAAAAAGCGATCTAATATCGGATAAAAAAGGAGCAAAAAAGagaggagaaaaaaaaattgatatgaaAGTTTTATAGACAAAATATGATAACATTACTGGGGATGTTGGCAGGttctttaaaaatttatttctcTCCGAACTCtctcatttacctgtatatctcACCTTAGAATCAATTCAGACGTAGATAAGTACTCTTAAGTATACATAATAAGATTTGTGGTCCTTTCCTGGGATGTAAAAACTGCTGAAGTTCATTGGTAGGTCCATTACATAAACATCTTGCCTGTGGAGGTCAAAGGTTACCTGTAGAATAGGTGTTTATGGTGTGCAAGTTCAACCTCAGGACAATTAGGTTTAGATGTTTATTGATGCCAATTAACTTAACGCACCTGAGTCTGATGAGGTCAGGTAAGGACGTAGGTAATAGGTACATATTGAACCAGCCTCACGTAACAAGTTCATTACAGGTAATAGTGACAGGTGACCTAGTGTGAGGGACATGTACATGCTTAAATCAGATTTCATACCTACTTGGTGTCACAATTGGGTTCTGATAAAAAGCACTTAGATAATGTACAATGCAATATCATTATCCAGATCTAAAGAAAATCTGTTTGAGAACAGACCATAATTATGTTTGAAAATCAAGAATATTTTCAAGAATATACCTAAAGCTCAATGATGATCTTAAGCAatgttacatttacatataaatctgtTTTCTGTTTGTCAGACTCCTTTATGgcttatttctatataaaagttCCAACTACATGTACAAAGTAGACTTTTTACATTGAGAAAGTCCTAATGTAACTGGATTTCGGAACCAAATTCTTTGAcatgaaattatgaaattgattcagtcatagaaaaaaataagtttgttttaattttgttccaTGGGAATAAAATTCAGATCAAATGGTATTGCCAAGTATTTGTACAGATCTGTGTTACCCGGAACATAcagttgatattacttctttgacccacAAGGATTGATAGGAAAGTCTTAAGCCAATAATATCAATTAATGTTGTCACTTTGAGTTGAATCCTGAAGTATTTGATACTtggatgatatttttgtttattttgatcattttatcaatatttattttaagtgTAAAAAGGACAAAATCTGTATCCTAACAACTCCTGAAACGTTTGATGTTTTGAAGAAATGTTTACATTGctatatctctatttgaatcCAAGTACTAGTTAAGGTCAGTCAAACACTGATTGTAACAGGTGCCCTGTCAAATATTGACCAGACCGACCTGTAGGATAGTACTGAC
The nucleotide sequence above comes from Argopecten irradians isolate NY chromosome 1, Ai_NY, whole genome shotgun sequence. Encoded proteins:
- the LOC138318851 gene encoding internalin A-like; this encodes MDEDTVTNKGEVCPMSGGLLGFVRSCTDVTDVTDISDVTDITDISDVTDVTDISDVTDVTDISDVTDVTDISGVTDVTDISDVTDVTDISDVTDVTDISCVTDVTNISDVTDVTDISGVTDVTDISGVTDVTNISDVTDVTDISDVTDVTDISGVTDVTDISVLLMSLISLVLLMSLISLMLLMSLISLMFTDVTDISGVTDVTDISGVTDVTDISDVTDVTDISDVTDVTDISDVTDVTDISDVTDVTDISDVTDVTDISDVTDVTDISDVTDVTDVTDVTDISDVTDVTDISDVTDVTDISDVTDVTDISGVTDVTVVSDVTDVTDISDVTDITVVTGVTDVTDISGVTDVTDISGVTDITVVTDVTEVDNVSDVIIMSL